The DNA sequence GAAATTCTCCCTTTACAAATGGTTTGATTTTACAGAAATACCAATCCCTTTCACCATTCTTCCCTTTCAATCCTCTGCCTTCTAATTTGCCACACCATCAAAGAAATCGGAGACAATGAGGCGGAAGATACCCACATCTTAGCCAAAATTCAGggatggaaagaagaaagaaggcaaTAATTGCCCATCAAGAAGGGCAAATTTCTGAAGTAAAACCTCTTAAGCATGATGAAGAGGATTTAACTTACAATGAGTGAACAATcaactccaaagtccaggagaGGTGTTTAATGTCTAAACAGGCTGCAATGCTTTTCTTCCATAGTCCCCCTTCCTTCATTTCACTACTTCTCTCTTGAACTTGTCCCTTATTATCATCTGGGTCCTGTGTCCTTCTTGTTCTGCTTCCTCCTCTCCCGTTCTCTAAGTTCCTTTCCTTTATCCCCTCCCAGAACCGTCTTTTCAGAGTGAGTGACAAGAAAATGGACATCATGGATTTTGCAAGTGGACTCTTCATCTTCAGGATTTTGTGATTTATCTGTTGGTGTTTTGGGATGTGTGGGCGAAGTCAGAGTCCCAGGTTTCTGGGAGGAGTAACTGGGTGGATAAAGTTGTCATTTACTGAAATGGGAACAATGAAAGATAACTACGTTTGGGTAAGAAATGAGGATTTATGTTTTgaacatgttaagtttgagatacTTGCGTGGCCTGCCCATGGACAAGCAGTTTTGGCTGAGCACTAACTACTGCCGGGCAATATACAAATCACTTTTAGATAAAtcaccatctcatttaatcttcttcaCTACACCCCTATTGACCTGGTTACTATGGGTCCCAAATggtagatgagaaaataaagctCCAAGAAGCTACACGACTTCGCCAGTTCCTTCGTGGTGGTGAAGGAACGCAAACCTATCTGGTTTCATtccaaaacataagaaaaaaaatgatgaagcCAAGTTTCCTCCACGCTTCTTTGCAGACTCCCACTGAGGCGCCAAGAACATTTTCACTCTAGTCCTCCTCCCCACTCTTCCACCCACCCGACTCCACCACTAACCATGGAGTGATGTGTGGTCTTGGACACATATAAAGTCTAGAATTCAGTTTCCTCACCCTTCCCGCCCCCCAAATGGAGTAAATGGTCTCTAAGCTCCTTGCCACTTAAACTGTGCCTTCAGGACACTCACCAGGGCAAAAGATACACGAACAAAAACAACACCACATCGAAAAGGATAAAGAGCCAGACATCCAGCCAGTAGGAGTGTCTTGGAAGCCCGTTTACTCCAGACCGAGGCCGCACATCGTGGTTCTGCGGCTGCCTCCCAGTCTCGCACAAGCCTCGCCGCTCCCGAGGGCCGTCCGGGCCATCTACTGCCGCCGCGCCCACCTCCATCTCGCTCCCGCAGGTGCGCCGCAACCCCAGCACCTGGAAAAGCCTCGGCTCCCGCACTTCCGCCTTCACTGCACAGCAAAATGCACAGACGCCTTTCGCCTGCGCCAGCCGTGCCCCACCCACCGCGGAAGTGGCTTCTAGGCCGGCCCCTCCCAGCGCGCAGGCGCCCTGGCCCGGCGGTCGGCTTCCTCCGTGACAACGGGCAGGCGCTCGGCGCCAACCGGAAGCGAAGTAAACGGACCCgccctctccttccttccagcGGCCCA is a window from the Cynocephalus volans isolate mCynVol1 chromosome 9, mCynVol1.pri, whole genome shotgun sequence genome containing:
- the C9H4orf3 gene encoding uncharacterized protein C4orf3 homolog; this translates as MEVGAAAVDGPDGPRERRGLCETGRQPQNHDVRPRSGVNGLPRHSYWLDVWLFILFDVVLFLFVYLLP